The following coding sequences are from one Anaerolineae bacterium window:
- the cmr4 gene encoding type III-B CRISPR module RAMP protein Cmr4 translates to MYEGKRMLFIYVETPLHAGTGSGLGGVDLPIQRERVTGYPMVQASSLKGRLRALVREHYADGSEDPDQHPVVLALFGRAGSAGENYAGALSPGDARLLLFPVRSLSGVFAWTTCADVLARFARQAELAGLGLPDSLPEEGPQADEVWVGGNALLAGKRVVLEDYSFTPRNRPEVAALGGWLAKTALPDEGYDYWKRELPRKLAILSDDAFRDFAQHATEVQTHIRLSPETKTVAGERGAGALWTVESLPPDTLLYAPILATASRQPESKLSAEEVLGKLEECELTHTQLGGDETTGQGWVALRLTVGGGR, encoded by the coding sequence ATGTACGAAGGCAAGCGCATGCTGTTCATCTACGTCGAGACGCCCCTGCACGCGGGCACCGGCAGCGGGCTGGGCGGGGTAGACCTTCCCATCCAGCGCGAGCGAGTCACCGGGTACCCCATGGTCCAGGCCAGTAGCCTCAAGGGGCGCCTCCGGGCCCTGGTGCGAGAGCACTATGCAGACGGAAGCGAAGACCCCGATCAACACCCTGTGGTGCTCGCCCTGTTCGGGCGTGCCGGCAGCGCTGGGGAGAACTACGCCGGCGCCCTATCCCCAGGAGACGCCCGCTTGCTGCTCTTCCCGGTCCGCTCTCTGAGTGGAGTGTTCGCCTGGACTACCTGCGCCGACGTCCTGGCGCGATTCGCCCGCCAGGCGGAACTGGCCGGGCTCGGCCTGCCGGACTCGCTGCCCGAGGAAGGCCCGCAAGCCGATGAGGTCTGGGTCGGCGGCAACGCCCTGCTCGCCGGCAAGAGGGTGGTGCTGGAGGACTACTCCTTCACCCCTCGCAACCGCCCCGAGGTCGCAGCCCTCGGCGGCTGGCTGGCGAAGACTGCCCTGCCCGACGAGGGTTACGATTACTGGAAGAGAGAGCTGCCCAGGAAGCTCGCCATTCTCTCCGACGATGCTTTCCGCGACTTTGCCCAGCACGCCACCGAGGTGCAGACCCACATCAGGCTCAGTCCCGAAACGAAGACCGTCGCAGGCGAGAGAGGAGCCGGCGCCTTGTGGACGGTGGAGAGCCTGCCGCCAGACACCCTGCTCTACGCTCCCATACTGGCTACGGCCTCCCGGCAGCCGGAGAGCAAGCTCAGCGCCGAGGAGGTTCTGGGCAAGCTGGAGGAGTGCGAGTTGACGCACACGCAGCTGGGGGGAGATGAGACGACCGGTCAGGGCTGGGTGGCCCTACGCCTGACTGTCGGAGGTGGACGATGA
- the cmr5 gene encoding type III-B CRISPR module-associated protein Cmr5, which produces MKSRQRSLEQERAKRAWDCVKKAKEQQDRVAKDYGNLARDLPARLQTNGLGQTLAFLRAKGYENGQPKSAGHVQLLQDISAWVMEQLEAEDQNLLQWVVNTASSEDYRRATAEAMALAEWLKRFAESELPTGGGDEH; this is translated from the coding sequence ATGAAGAGCCGCCAGCGCAGCCTGGAACAAGAGCGAGCCAAGCGGGCCTGGGACTGCGTCAAGAAAGCCAAGGAGCAGCAGGACAGGGTCGCCAAGGACTACGGCAATCTGGCGCGCGACCTGCCTGCGAGGCTGCAGACCAACGGCCTGGGTCAGACTCTGGCTTTCCTGCGAGCCAAGGGATATGAGAACGGCCAGCCGAAGAGCGCCGGGCACGTCCAACTCCTGCAGGATATCTCGGCCTGGGTGATGGAGCAGCTCGAAGCCGAAGATCAGAACCTACTCCAGTGGGTGGTGAACACGGCCAGCAGTGAGGACTACCGCCGAGCCACGGCCGAGGCCATGGCCCTGGCGGAGTGGCTCAAGCGCTTTGCCGAGTCCGAGCTCCCCACGGGAGGCGGGGATGAGCACTAG